From the genome of Nicotiana sylvestris chromosome 1, ASM39365v2, whole genome shotgun sequence:
AATAAAAAGGTCATGAGTCAACCTGTCCAATGTTGTTTAGGTCAAAATGAGTTGAGTCGCAATGGGTCAAATTACGAGTCATAATCTAACCAAACCCATCTAATATGACCCAATTTCCCTTCCTTTTCTATTAGTCTGCCTTTTGAAATTAAAATAACAAAGAACAATTGAAAACTaacatatttttcttaaattattaGCCTAAGTTCCTCTATATCTAGTTAATTCTGGATCTCTATATTTGATTTTGTATGTTTGGGCTGTATTAGTCTTAGGTTACGCGCTTTGCGCATGTACCCCATCTCAATGAGTAAAATATgtttaaaataatatatataaaatgtGTGTATTATATTAAAACTatgtttgagttataaaataatgGTTTACATAATTCAAGTAAGAAAAGAATTTGTACAAGATATTTAACATTAAAATTCATATACATTTCAAATAATTAAGAATTTAAtgcacaaaatttaattaattaaactttaAAATACTAGGAAAAACTTAAATGATGATTTTGGGCAAATGATGATAATGTGCATATAGCTCCATTTATTGTTctaataaaattcaaaataaatggtgatgattttggacttctATTTTTGGTGCCTCTGATTACACTATTtattcttctttatttttggaTTAATTAATAGAATATTCTTGATTTACATAAGTTAAAATAAGGATgtaataataatatttttgtcTCCTCGAAATTTAGATATATTATTTGAAGTTGATGTGCAATTATTAAGTGTTCTTTTATTAATTAAGTTTTTCTAGAATTTAATATGGAATTACTGAGTATAATGATTTATtagaatttatatttttttttacataaatATTATAGAATGAGTGCTTGTTTTTAAGGTTACAAGTTCGTTCAACTTTACATAAGGGTTTTGATCAATCGATTCACATGAATTTAAAAAGAATATCCATTGAATATATCTTTTGAAAAATATTATTGTTTGTATGGACAAATAAATTCTAAAATTATGGATATTTTTTACTCCATGTGCTTTTATCATAATTTTTCAAAGATTTATCAATTAATACAAATAACTCAATATATGAAAAACTATTGAATTATTTGTTGGAAtcattggaaaaagaaaaaattttcTTTGGTGAATTATGTACTTAGGCGGATAGCCACCACTTTTGGAATATGCTCTAATTTTTTATTTCCCATTCATAAAGACTTTAACATTTAATTTTCTTTGTTTGAGAATAGAAGTGGCAAattcattaatgatttcaaactCCTAGATATTAGTAATTTATTTATAAAAGAAGATTTAGTGCAATTAATATCattatacaaaaatacatatttcaaataaggaaggatttaatCACCACATTTTTAGCTAATTTTAAATAAATGACTATTGTTAGGAAGAAAATAAATAACTATTTTGTCTGGTGTGAATCTATTTTTAATGGacaaaaaaggcgaacgacatttcgctaaagaccttcgtgcttttaatatagtagtatAGTATATAGATTTTGACTTGTCGAGTTACACTACTTTGCCTTGGTTTTTCCCATAAGTTTGATGAGTTATTTCAGGTTCAACCTGTTGAGTCAAATCAACGAACAGAGTCAAgatccaacccgttttaagttgGGGTGATTACTAAAACACGAATTTATTTTTCCGCAGACTTACTGAAGAGGGAATTAGTTTCAAGCTTGAAAGAGAACTACCACAGATAATTGAAGACAATATTGAGGATTTTTGTGACAAGTTAATAAGTATTACAAGATACAATAATAGAGAATACAACAAGCTATTTTGGGCAGTTCATCCAGGTGGTCCTGCTATTTTAAACAGGCTAGAAAAAAGGCTGGAATTATCTCCTGATAAATTGAGTGCAAGCAGAAGAGCATTGGCTGATTATGGAAATGCAAGTAGTAATACTATTGTTTATGTGTTAGAGTATATGTTAGAGGAAAATAAaggcaaaaagaaagaaaatcaagaaCATTCTGACTGGGGATTGATACTTGCATTTGGTCCTGGTATCACATTTGAGGGTATTCTCACAAAGAATCTCACCGTTTGAGTTCTTGattgtcaaaaaaaaaataagCAAAATGGAATATGACCATTTGAATATGTTAAAGAGTACTCAATTTATAGTTTTATTGTTGAAGATTTTGTTTATTGGCTAGTCCATAATACAATTTGATTAAGAGGAATGAAGTCTTTCCTTAGACAAAAaggatgatattttgatctaaaTTTGATTGTCATTCATGAATTGTTTATGGATAATACTACGTCGTAAAACAAATATATATTAGACTCCAATTTAAAGCTAAGATTAGTATTAAAGTAAGGTTTGACTGTGTACGGATTCCTTTGAGCTTTTTATTACTCCCTCTCTCTCAAATTATaatagttgtctcaaattatttatcaTTAGAAGTTCAAgagtaaattaattttttttcctattctacccttaataataattgttcttgaagaCAACAAATACCTTAATTATGAGTAAGTATTAAATGAAGAGAGATTATAtcttactccctccggtccacaataagtgaccaatttttctttttattttggtccaaaataaataTTCATTTATATAACCAAGAAAAtattcaatttgttttttcaaaattacccttatgtacgtatccctaaaaagtcttttactcctcacattaattATGCTACaacatttaattaagggtagtttagccatcctaattatttttgtctagaatttaatatttccttaatgggtgtgcccaagacaaattggtcacttattgtggaccggaagaAGTAAGACATAAATAAATGTAAAATAATCAAAAACCATTTCTATTCAATATTTTCTTAAGGGGCGTGTAAAATAGAAACCTGACATATAATTTAAGATGAAGTATGTATTAGTAATAAATATCCACATTTATACGTACTCTGCTCGGATGGTTTTATGTGAAAAAGAAACTTCCTTAAAACAGAAGAATATCAAAAACTTATACACAAACTTCATTTATTCCACATCTCATATAATACAAACAAGAATACAAAGCATTACAAATGTATTAACTCACCAAGAGGAGAGGACACAATTCCTCAataagaaaagacaaaaaataaaagaagtacAGTAAAGACATTTACCACATTTTGTTTATTGATACAATATGGACAGGACCATATAATATATTGAGAAAACAGTAAGTAGCAGAGGATTTTAAAAAGAAgattaataaaataaattaaggGCATTTGCGTCTGTTGCCGTGAGTAGTCATATTTGCATAACAAGGGCAAGTTTCAGTGTTGCCAGAAGTGCCAGGAGGAACACAGTTGCATCTAGCACAACAAGTTCCACATGCTCTCTTACACAGTCTTGGCCTTGATGATAAACGGCACCTTGCTTTACATGCTCCCCCACAATCTttacacacgcacacacacaaaAGAAGCTCATTAATAAAGAGTGTAATTACTATATACTGACTGACAATGTAtccaagagcaaggtgagaagttcttggagggaaggatgccgaaggtctatttggaaacaacctctctaccccagggtaggggtaaggtctgcgtacacactaccctccccagaccccactaagtgggattatactgggttgttgttgttgttgttgactgACAGTGTATACATTTTTATATTATCCGGTTAAAATGACCTACAATAACATGAAGATTTAACCCAAATAGCCGCTCATCCaaaaatttaaactaaaaatagctagtgaaggtataatatatgcataatttatgtattatatgtgtataattgtgtatactcgttatataatctatgtatattaTTAGAAAAAAAGTAAATAATGATTGTAGTCGGCTGTTTGGTGTAAAGATATCCAATAACATGCAAATAACATACTATAGCCGGTTTAAAACGGAAAGTACAAAAATATACATTGTTAATGTGTATAAGTTGAATCCTTTCTTATAACAAAACAAGATAGAATGGTTTatatattaaaagaagaaaaattaataCACGATGGTATACGATATTTGCATAATCAAGTCTGAGATAGTAACTTGAAAAAGATGGCGAGTGACATGCTAAAAACCGGTTACATGCTTTAAGAGTGTAAAAAGAAATTTATTTACACATGATCAATGAATAAAAGATAAATTCTTTTACAgaattaaataaaacaaaaagtttcttttgtcaGTTTTATGTAACTTTGAACAGTTTGGTTTTTCAATAGGTAATTAACAAAGCCAATAGAAACAGGACAGAACATACacgacaaaacaaaaaaaaacatgtgtGTATAAAGAAGGTGACAAAATGTTGTATGACATCAGAGAGTAATTAAAGTTATAAAGGATAGCATACCAATTTTCGGGTAGGAATAAGCGGCTTCAGAAATGGCATTGCTAGTCTGCAAAAATAAAAACATCGTCAGCGGGATTCCAGATTTAAATCCTATGAGTTCAGCTTTTAAGATCTTTAGCATTGAACtcgttatatttttaaagttataagTTCAAATATATTATTTATTGAAATTATAGTAgattttacacataaatttttgTTCCGCAttaaaagttatgggttcagttgaacctgTCACCTATACGCTACATACGCCCCTGATCAGCTGAATGAAACTTGAAATTATGAAAGTAAGACTTAGTTACTTACGTAGCAAGAAAAAtttagtattttcatatggatAAAATAGTGTAGGTCGATGAAATTTGACTTCATGAAACTGCAATTCGAATTGTGACCTCTTGATTATTAAATTATCCCGTAATATAGAAAATCAACaaaatatgatattattaggttttgataaaaatactTACTACTTGATCAGTTTGAATGGATTGGACTTCATCGAGGAGGAGCAAGCAGAGAACTAATGAAACAAAGAGAGTTTTAGAAATCGCCATTGGAAGTAATGGATATTTGTTTAAAGCTTAATATTTTAGTGTGATTTGATGAGAAGGAAGACCAATGGGATATTTATAGGCAAGTAGAAGTGTGTAGGTTCATCTGAGGACAAATAGAATAGAAACACCAAAATAATTATAAATTAAAGCAAAAGGAATAAAGGCAAGTACGCGGAGCTCGGTGTGGGTGTTCGAGCATTTCGGATTGGATATAAAAATTTCGgtttgaatttttgatttttggattGAAGAAATGACAATTCAAATCTAATCCAATTAAGCTCAGATTGAATCGGATTTATTAATTTAGGTTTCAGATTAATCAGATTTGCATATTTTGGATTTTCGGATTTGACCTTATAAGTTGAGATATTTCtttttttgataaaaataaatatccaaatgaagtACTCATGTTAAATTACCTGAAAAGTTCCTCATTCTCACCGTAATCATCCAAATAAAGTATTCAAGTAATGAAATTATTGTCAAGGAAATGCAATAGAGACATTAATTTGACCGATAAAAAGTAGCAATAGTAAAACTATGTTCAAATAGAAAATATTCTGATAGTAACTTAGTAATTAATATTGAATATATGGAATAATATATAATAGGTAGGGTATTGAACTTATTATTATTAGCATATGGATAAAGGACTAAATATAAAGTATAAAATTTTTGGATTTTCAGATATCTAAAAAGCCGAAGCACCAAATCCAATATCCAATCCGAAatctaaaaattttaaaaattaaattcaaaATCTAATCCGTAATCCGAAAATCGaaaccaaaaatccaaaaaattctAATTTTGGTTTGGATTTCGGGTTTGT
Proteins encoded in this window:
- the LOC104245457 gene encoding snakin-2; its protein translation is MAISKTLFVSLVLCLLLLDEVQSIQTDQVTSNAISEAAYSYPKIDCGGACKARCRLSSRPRLCKRACGTCCARCNCVPPGTSGNTETCPCYANMTTHGNRRKCP